One window from the genome of Erwinia sorbitola encodes:
- the tssG gene encoding type VI secretion system baseplate subunit TssG translates to MYPMERKSQSATTRLTRQLQPHISRANFYRFCQMLEQSQPDAPPLGSTWRIGADAVRFRPHPGMGFPAGEFKRLEFPEIAGDPVTARVTFMGLYGVESPLPGACIDDIAQRRDGYDAVTDFLDIFNHRLITQYYRIWRKYSWPASFEEGGKDKTSQYLLSLAGLGLKGSARNIATPISRFLALSGIMRLPTRTSEGIHAIVRLLAPDTDAEIIPHDAVRVALQQPLTMSVSQPALLAYRPVMGSHATDVNHQVHLRLTTRNQQEAMSWLPGEQLHTDLLALLAVYLGARLDVRMTLTLARELLPDAALSCMGNSRVLLGRTAVMRPQAGCASGDSPPITINLGRYQRLKEHYNRRDTDEEGNYRD, encoded by the coding sequence ATGTATCCGATGGAAAGAAAATCACAATCAGCGACTACCCGGCTGACGCGGCAGCTTCAGCCTCACATCAGCCGCGCAAACTTTTATCGTTTTTGTCAGATGCTCGAGCAGAGCCAGCCCGATGCCCCGCCACTCGGTAGTACCTGGAGAATAGGCGCGGATGCGGTGCGCTTTCGTCCACATCCGGGTATGGGCTTTCCGGCGGGGGAGTTTAAACGGCTGGAATTTCCGGAGATCGCTGGCGATCCAGTTACAGCGCGCGTGACCTTTATGGGGCTGTATGGCGTTGAATCTCCGCTACCGGGTGCCTGCATTGATGATATTGCACAACGTCGCGATGGGTATGACGCCGTCACTGACTTTCTCGATATCTTTAATCATCGCCTGATCACCCAGTATTACCGTATCTGGCGCAAATACTCCTGGCCTGCCTCATTTGAGGAGGGGGGCAAAGATAAAACTTCGCAGTACCTGTTGAGCCTCGCCGGGCTGGGGCTGAAAGGCAGTGCCAGGAACATTGCCACACCGATTTCACGCTTCCTTGCTTTGTCCGGAATAATGCGGCTGCCGACACGAACCAGCGAAGGCATTCATGCGATTGTGCGGCTGCTCGCCCCCGATACAGACGCGGAAATCATCCCGCACGACGCGGTGAGGGTCGCGCTGCAACAGCCGCTGACGATGAGCGTATCGCAACCTGCATTACTGGCATACCGACCGGTAATGGGGAGTCATGCCACTGATGTTAATCACCAGGTTCATCTTCGCCTGACAACGCGTAATCAGCAGGAAGCGATGAGCTGGTTGCCGGGGGAGCAGTTGCATACTGACTTACTGGCACTGCTTGCGGTGTATTTAGGTGCAAGACTGGATGTGCGAATGACGCTGACGCTGGCGCGTGAACTTCTGCCCGATGCCGCTCTTAGCTGTATGGGAAACAGTCGTGTGTTACTGGGAAGAACTGCCGTTATGCGCCCTCAGGCCGGGTGTGCCTCGGGGGATAGCCCACCGATTACTATCAACCTGGGCCGTTATCAACGCTTAAAGGAACATTACAACAGAAGGGACACCGATGAAGAGGGCAATTACCGTGATTAG
- the tssJ gene encoding type VI secretion system lipoprotein TssJ: MKRAITVISIPTTIKKLAAVTLMPIVLNGCGLTQKVSDGTVAMTRSIFYKQVKTLHLDIRAREGVNNNASGNALSTVVRIYQLKDRKAFDSSDYASLFTIDSQALKADLVAQQDIQIRPGEAITVDMPLQEKAQFVAVAAMFLSPDEEGNSWRLVIGRDALDPDNARKIELNQQTLTLQPLKEQ; encoded by the coding sequence ATGAAGAGGGCAATTACCGTGATTAGTATCCCCACCACGATAAAAAAACTGGCCGCCGTTACGCTGATGCCAATAGTGTTAAATGGCTGCGGTTTGACGCAAAAAGTCAGTGATGGCACGGTGGCGATGACACGATCCATTTTTTATAAACAGGTTAAAACGCTGCACCTTGATATCCGTGCCCGCGAAGGGGTGAATAATAACGCCAGCGGCAATGCGCTTTCCACGGTGGTGAGGATCTACCAGTTGAAAGACCGCAAGGCGTTTGACAGTTCGGACTATGCATCCCTGTTTACCATCGACAGCCAGGCGCTGAAAGCTGATCTGGTGGCGCAACAAGATATCCAGATAAGGCCCGGAGAGGCGATAACTGTCGATATGCCGCTGCAAGAGAAGGCACAGTTTGTGGCCGTAGCTGCCATGTTTCTCTCCCCCGATGAAGAGGGAAATAGCTGGCGTCTGGTGATAGGCCGTGATGCTCTGGATCCGGATAACGCGCGCAAAATTGAGCTGAACCAGCAGACACTGACCCTGCAACCGCTCAAGGAGCAGTAA
- the tssF gene encoding type VI secretion system baseplate subunit TssF: protein MDDLTLRYFDAEMRYLRDAAKEFARAHPDRAAMLDLDKAGTPDPFVERLFEGFAFSMGRLREKIDDDLPELTEGLVSQLWPHYLKTIPSLSIVALEPDISAMKMGETVPAGLDIFSRPVGPKQTVCQYRTTRDMPLNPLRLSQVVMDTEPDGRSRLCLRLECHPQADWRQCDLRQLAFYLADEVPVSNALHLSLTRRQAALYIRLGQSERIRLDGGFSPGGFREEDALWPKGDTAFSGYQLLLEFFTFREKFRFVHLHGLENVTIPAGIRHFTLEVVLNEQWDSNLPIAQDAICLHCVPVINLFTVQADPLRVNGLESEYLLRPRRLQDGHTEIYSVDSVSGSKRSSDARYAPFASFRHKGGMMRSSAPERYFHTRVRKGPSGLHDTWLILGGDRWEADRNMSGETLSLNVTGTNGQLPRKALQSTLLDRCEQITQTPLTVRNLCKPTLPAWPPADDGFHWRILSHLGSSFLNIMSSAEVLRNTLELYNWQHDEMNLRRLDAIQKVQHHLIQRFEKGYLLRGVDIEVTLDSNGFSGEGDIYLFGEMLNRFLALYSDIHLFNQLTLIVQPENKCIRWKENHNQRLPG, encoded by the coding sequence ATGGACGATTTAACCCTGCGCTATTTCGATGCTGAAATGCGTTATCTGCGTGATGCGGCAAAAGAATTTGCCCGTGCACATCCCGACCGGGCGGCCATGCTGGATCTGGATAAAGCCGGAACCCCCGATCCTTTCGTGGAGCGTTTGTTTGAAGGTTTTGCCTTCTCGATGGGCCGCCTGCGTGAAAAAATTGATGATGACCTGCCGGAACTGACCGAAGGTCTGGTGAGCCAGCTCTGGCCACACTATCTGAAAACTATTCCGTCGCTGTCTATTGTGGCGTTGGAACCGGATATCTCGGCGATGAAAATGGGAGAGACAGTTCCGGCTGGCCTGGATATTTTTTCGCGCCCGGTTGGGCCGAAACAGACTGTTTGCCAGTATCGCACCACCCGGGATATGCCGCTTAACCCGCTTCGTTTGTCGCAGGTGGTAATGGATACCGAGCCGGATGGTCGATCCAGGCTCTGCCTCCGGCTGGAGTGTCATCCACAGGCAGACTGGCGGCAGTGTGATTTACGTCAGCTAGCGTTTTACCTGGCGGATGAGGTGCCGGTCAGCAACGCGCTTCACCTGTCGCTGACCCGACGGCAGGCGGCACTCTATATTCGCCTGGGGCAAAGTGAACGTATTCGTCTTGATGGCGGGTTCTCTCCTGGCGGGTTCCGTGAAGAGGATGCGCTCTGGCCAAAAGGCGATACCGCTTTCAGTGGGTATCAGTTACTGCTGGAATTTTTCACCTTCCGCGAGAAATTCCGTTTTGTGCATCTCCACGGTCTGGAAAACGTCACAATTCCGGCTGGAATACGCCACTTTACCCTTGAAGTTGTGCTGAACGAGCAGTGGGACAGTAATCTGCCGATCGCGCAAGATGCGATATGTCTGCACTGTGTCCCGGTGATCAACCTGTTTACCGTCCAGGCCGACCCGCTACGGGTAAACGGCCTTGAAAGTGAATACCTGCTTCGGCCGCGCCGCCTGCAGGACGGGCATACCGAAATTTATTCAGTGGATTCCGTGAGTGGTTCAAAACGCAGCAGTGATGCGCGTTATGCCCCGTTTGCCAGCTTTCGCCACAAGGGAGGGATGATGCGCTCTTCGGCCCCGGAGCGCTACTTCCATACCCGCGTGCGCAAAGGCCCCAGTGGACTGCACGATACCTGGCTGATTCTTGGTGGCGATCGGTGGGAGGCAGACCGCAACATGAGTGGTGAAACGCTCTCGCTAAATGTTACCGGCACTAACGGCCAGCTACCGCGAAAAGCGCTGCAAAGCACGCTGTTAGATCGCTGTGAGCAAATCACGCAAACGCCGTTGACGGTGAGAAATCTCTGCAAGCCGACGCTTCCTGCCTGGCCCCCTGCGGACGACGGTTTCCACTGGCGAATCCTCAGCCATCTGGGCTCCAGCTTCCTCAACATCATGAGCAGTGCAGAGGTGCTGCGTAACACGCTGGAACTGTACAACTGGCAGCACGACGAAATGAACCTGCGCAGGCTGGATGCTATTCAGAAGGTTCAGCATCATCTGATCCAGCGCTTTGAAAAAGGCTATCTGCTGCGCGGCGTTGATATTGAAGTGACGCTCGACAGCAATGGTTTTAGCGGGGAAGGGGATATTTACCTGTTCGGTGAGATGCTCAACCGTTTTCTGGCGCTGTATAGCGATATCCACCTGTTTAACCAGCTCACTCTTATTGTTCAGCCGGAAAATAAATGTATCCGATGGAAAGAAAATCACAATCAGCGACTACCCGGCTGA
- a CDS encoding formylglycine-generating enzyme family protein has translation MQRICIFLVAMAAAGCDQNTVATETGHSPEDYARLEQFIQQVKSQLIFVEGGEFLMGDFGEQYGRDRLPFDSRQDSKPLHQVALTSYSLSKFKASNQQYQFYLEWNDIKGRSFKGRLRAKDWEERAQTSGTPAHVDWNEAREYCDWLAKITELPFSLPTEAQWEYAARSRGQYFAAPTDDGTLRIEGRKGINVATGYDRKAYASEAGTGLEYSSPTPGDFRPPNPLGIYDMAGNGWEWVKDWYDPDYYKHSPVKDPQGPDKPVFKDIDGHYTRVLRSQDFSSWWGGLTMTRFNADPESQLHPPGDKTVRCAVNSPHPVK, from the coding sequence ATGCAAAGGATTTGCATCTTTTTAGTGGCAATGGCCGCAGCAGGCTGCGACCAGAATACAGTCGCCACAGAAACCGGGCACAGCCCCGAAGATTACGCCCGGCTGGAACAGTTTATTCAGCAAGTGAAATCACAGCTGATCTTTGTGGAGGGTGGCGAGTTCCTGATGGGAGACTTTGGTGAGCAGTATGGCCGCGACCGTCTGCCCTTTGACAGTCGCCAGGACAGCAAGCCACTGCATCAGGTGGCGCTGACCAGCTATTCGCTGAGTAAGTTTAAGGCCAGCAATCAGCAGTATCAGTTTTACCTGGAGTGGAACGATATTAAAGGGCGCAGTTTTAAAGGGCGTTTGAGAGCTAAAGACTGGGAAGAACGGGCACAAACCTCAGGTACTCCTGCACATGTGGACTGGAATGAAGCCAGGGAGTATTGCGACTGGCTGGCAAAGATTACCGAACTGCCCTTCTCGTTACCCACTGAGGCGCAGTGGGAATACGCGGCGCGCAGTCGCGGTCAGTATTTCGCTGCACCTACCGATGACGGAACGTTGCGTATTGAAGGTCGAAAAGGAATTAATGTGGCTACTGGCTATGATCGCAAAGCGTATGCGTCTGAAGCCGGTACCGGCCTGGAGTATAGCTCCCCGACGCCCGGCGATTTTCGTCCACCCAACCCGCTGGGTATCTACGATATGGCGGGCAACGGCTGGGAGTGGGTAAAAGACTGGTACGATCCAGACTACTACAAGCACTCTCCGGTGAAGGATCCGCAGGGCCCTGATAAGCCGGTTTTTAAAGATATTGATGGTCATTATACCCGGGTGCTGCGCAGCCAGGATTTTTCCAGCTGGTGGGGAGGGCTGACTATGACGCGCTTTAACGCCGACCCGGAAAGTCAGCTTCATCCCCCAGGAGATAAAACAGTCCGCTGCGCCGTGAACAGCCCGCACCCGGTGAAATAA
- the tssA gene encoding type VI secretion system protein TssA, translated as MATLNQLVNACGEEQQALMQLARPSLDLWARWLEPISEQEPTGGDISYHDDFQMMREEVNKLSGINSELICSLAETLLVEESKDIRVVTFYIWARLQQDGEAGFAQGICLLAALLAHYQGELYPRRERQRKAALEWLAGSKVLDTLSLYPEVSKHDFRLTAGALALLEQVTQSWDDAAQPDLGALYRALDTRMVQSGGMDAVVPQNSASAESHKKVATSFMASSYDITSGRELMDEAKKLARYLRNQPDGWLSSHRLMKGVRWDTLHQLPALDAEGRTRLTAPKAEYRAQLKRLYLQQSWQELLELADSMFAESVNHLWLDLQWYQCQALSKMGGLHEKWAEILRQDLQGMLSRMPGLEGLSWSDGSAFADEVTQSWITLQVMGSEAGWSDEWKNSTPVEDDILLLEPEALEQADKGGVESALSWLQNRPGATSVRSRWKLRLLMARVAEQHGKNELAAHLLDALEIDVQELTLEMWEPELVFEVKARSLHLLRIRAARSESDRQRLQEKMDRLVSGLIQLDPVRAAVLCG; from the coding sequence ATGGCCACGCTAAATCAACTAGTTAACGCCTGTGGCGAAGAACAACAGGCGCTGATGCAACTCGCCAGACCATCGCTCGATTTGTGGGCGCGCTGGCTGGAGCCGATATCTGAACAGGAGCCCACCGGAGGAGACATCAGCTATCACGATGACTTCCAGATGATGCGCGAAGAAGTGAATAAACTCTCAGGTATTAATAGCGAGCTGATCTGCTCACTGGCGGAAACCCTGCTGGTTGAAGAGAGTAAGGATATCCGCGTTGTCACTTTCTATATCTGGGCGCGGCTGCAACAGGATGGTGAAGCCGGATTTGCTCAGGGGATCTGTCTGCTGGCTGCACTGCTGGCGCACTATCAGGGGGAGTTGTATCCCCGTCGCGAAAGGCAACGCAAGGCTGCTCTGGAGTGGCTGGCGGGTAGCAAAGTGCTTGATACATTGTCGCTCTATCCGGAGGTCAGCAAACATGACTTCCGTCTGACGGCCGGTGCGCTGGCGCTGCTGGAGCAGGTAACGCAGAGCTGGGATGATGCCGCACAGCCTGATCTGGGTGCACTTTATCGCGCACTGGACACCCGGATGGTGCAGTCTGGCGGCATGGATGCCGTGGTGCCGCAAAATAGCGCCAGCGCTGAGTCACACAAGAAAGTTGCCACCAGTTTTATGGCGTCCAGCTATGACATTACCTCCGGACGTGAGCTGATGGATGAGGCAAAAAAGCTGGCCAGATATCTGCGCAATCAGCCTGATGGCTGGCTTTCCAGTCATCGTCTGATGAAGGGGGTACGGTGGGACACGCTGCACCAATTACCCGCGTTGGATGCGGAGGGCCGCACGCGATTAACCGCACCGAAAGCAGAGTATCGTGCCCAGCTTAAGCGTCTGTATCTGCAACAGAGCTGGCAGGAGCTGCTTGAACTGGCCGATTCCATGTTTGCTGAAAGCGTCAACCATCTCTGGCTCGACTTGCAGTGGTATCAGTGCCAGGCCCTCAGCAAAATGGGGGGCTTGCATGAAAAATGGGCTGAGATTTTGCGTCAGGATCTCCAGGGAATGTTAAGCCGGATGCCGGGATTAGAAGGGCTGTCCTGGAGTGATGGCAGTGCGTTTGCCGATGAAGTGACGCAGAGCTGGATCACGCTTCAGGTCATGGGCAGCGAGGCGGGCTGGAGTGATGAATGGAAAAACAGCACACCGGTAGAAGACGATATTTTATTGCTGGAACCAGAAGCGCTGGAGCAGGCCGATAAAGGCGGCGTTGAGTCAGCGCTGAGTTGGTTGCAAAACCGTCCTGGAGCAACAAGCGTTCGTAGCCGCTGGAAGTTACGTCTGTTGATGGCAAGAGTTGCAGAGCAGCACGGTAAAAACGAACTGGCCGCACACCTGCTTGATGCCCTCGAAATCGATGTGCAGGAACTGACGCTGGAAATGTGGGAGCCGGAACTGGTGTTTGAAGTGAAGGCGCGTTCCCTGCACCTGCTGCGTATCAGGGCGGCACGCAGCGAAAGTGACCGGCAGCGCCTGCAAGAGAAGATGGACAGGCTGGTTAGTGGATTGATTCAGCTTGATCCGGTCAGGGCGGCAGTCTTGTGCGGGTAA
- the tssE gene encoding type VI secretion system baseplate subunit TssE produces MTDSHNRPSLYEMLYGNFSGGLDLHSVSEEEQVILSVLDNMQRILNCRAGTLAHLPDYGLPDMTKILQGMPGTAHQLMTTLSDVLLRYEPRLKRINVVMLEQTMPGELRYAVDAELKGIGLVRYGTEFMPEGKVLIRHMKQQQYINN; encoded by the coding sequence ATGACAGACTCCCATAACAGGCCCTCGCTATATGAAATGCTGTATGGCAATTTTTCCGGCGGACTGGATCTGCATAGCGTCAGCGAAGAGGAGCAGGTGATCCTTTCAGTGCTGGACAATATGCAGCGTATCCTTAACTGCCGGGCCGGAACGCTGGCGCATCTGCCCGATTATGGCCTGCCAGATATGACGAAGATCCTGCAAGGGATGCCCGGTACCGCACATCAGCTGATGACTACGCTGTCAGATGTGCTGCTCAGGTACGAGCCACGACTGAAGAGAATTAATGTGGTTATGCTGGAGCAAACCATGCCCGGCGAGCTGCGTTATGCCGTTGATGCTGAACTGAAAGGCATCGGGCTGGTACGTTATGGCACAGAGTTTATGCCAGAAGGAAAAGTGCTTATTCGCCATATGAAGCAGCAGCAATATATTAATAATTAA
- a CDS encoding PAAR domain-containing protein, translating into MAGVIRLGDNTTHGGTVLEGSSGVKFMGKEVACLMDRVSCPLHGETFIAEGDDVLKVNGKPIALHGHRCGCGCILITSLPQAGRG; encoded by the coding sequence ATGGCTGGTGTTATTCGCCTGGGAGATAATACTACTCATGGCGGTACGGTACTGGAAGGAAGTTCTGGAGTAAAATTTATGGGCAAGGAAGTTGCTTGTTTGATGGATAGGGTCTCATGTCCTCTTCACGGAGAAACATTTATTGCTGAAGGTGATGATGTTTTAAAAGTTAACGGAAAGCCAATTGCACTTCACGGACATCGTTGTGGCTGTGGCTGCATCTTAATCACTTCATTGCCTCAGGCTGGGAGAGGGTGA
- a CDS encoding ImcF-related family protein, with protein MAACLIWINNPILQLPTQEKKLKVSLVVAGGCLFILLCDDLIARLWQWLISLSFMQQLRELSRGEKRGLAAESQSHDTHPTTITELKRAMQRQHGLFWWRRISVVMLTGEVADVEGLAPGLSTQQWLEDSGTLLLWGGSTSSAPDSQWLHALRRLRRRPVDALVWVNRAFSSAGKLGFQPAESSLSADDMDKLAHHLSVRYTALGWRLPLYVWSLHSDQQAGQVVPSAGCLLPADATPEDLDEQLAMLADELTEPGTRQVCSSPHHRFLLELKSLLSAQHTSPSNMLSILLNPYRPLPLAGVMFSLPAPDAARQIKHHWGKDRRWDGLLHSLETLPSGLRAQRLGVSWQRTVTILLAAMMMLYTAGMAASFISNRALINEGKTLVSQAADDRLSPQPRLQALLELQQLIDRLQHQQQRGAKWYTRFGLNQHDDLLAALWPQYGNRALPLIRDAAADHLRQQLTALVAQPADSPRREAMIKPAYNQLKMYLMLTRPQKMDAVWFSSSLLKAWPVRDGVKDGYWQGSGPLLLNFYAANLPQHPHWKQPSDERLVEDTRAILVRQMGVRNGESSLYQKMLKQVAQQYADLRLQDMVAETDAARLFATDEVVPGMFSRQAWEEAVQPAIAKVAGERREELDWVLSDSKAAVTEAITSEVLQQRLAARYFADFSGSWLNFLNSLQWENALTLSDAVDQLTLMADIRQSPLVALMNTLSEQGRTGQTGEGLTDSLVKSAQKLFNKRGQPAIDRTEGMHGPLDATFGPLLALVDGTAGDQLSLQTYLTRVTQVRLKLQQVLNAADPQAMTRTLAQTVFQGKAIDLTETRDYGSLVAASLGQEWHGFGGALFIRPMEQAWQQVLTPAADSLNAQWQAAIVDDWNTAFGGRYPLKSSSSELSLPLLAQYLNADNGRIARFLQTRLNGVLQKEGSRWVADSINAQGLTFNPAFIRAMDTLSYIADVVFTSGSAGMHFEIRPGTAEGVMQTSLTIDSQKLVYVNQMPAWKRFTWPADTEAPGAALSWISTQAGTRLLADIPGTWGWIRLLDTAQVSPYPGLNSSWQLNWNAPDGRKLNYVLRTEAGEGPLALLKLRNFVLPEAIFQTTASVSEPWITSSLAETDID; from the coding sequence ATGGCTGCCTGCCTGATTTGGATTAATAATCCGATACTTCAACTGCCCACTCAAGAGAAAAAACTGAAAGTGTCCCTTGTGGTTGCAGGGGGATGCCTGTTTATTCTGCTTTGCGATGATCTTATCGCTCGTCTCTGGCAGTGGCTGATCTCACTGAGTTTTATGCAGCAACTCCGGGAGTTGAGCCGGGGAGAGAAACGTGGTCTGGCCGCCGAAAGTCAAAGCCATGATACCCACCCGACCACCATCACCGAATTAAAACGCGCTATGCAGCGCCAGCATGGCCTTTTCTGGTGGCGCAGGATATCGGTTGTTATGCTGACGGGCGAAGTCGCCGATGTGGAAGGCCTGGCTCCCGGCCTCAGCACCCAGCAGTGGCTGGAAGACAGCGGCACTTTATTGCTATGGGGAGGCAGTACCAGCAGCGCGCCAGACAGCCAGTGGCTTCATGCGCTGCGCAGGCTGCGTCGCCGTCCGGTGGATGCGCTGGTATGGGTAAACCGTGCATTTAGCTCTGCCGGTAAGTTGGGTTTTCAGCCCGCTGAAAGTTCACTCTCGGCAGACGATATGGACAAGCTTGCTCATCATCTGAGCGTCCGTTATACCGCCCTCGGCTGGCGGCTGCCGCTCTACGTCTGGTCGTTGCACTCCGATCAGCAGGCGGGGCAGGTGGTGCCGTCGGCAGGCTGCCTGTTACCGGCTGATGCTACCCCGGAAGACCTTGATGAGCAGCTGGCTATGCTGGCGGATGAACTCACGGAACCAGGAACGCGGCAGGTATGCTCCAGCCCGCACCATCGCTTTCTGCTAGAGCTGAAGAGTTTGCTGTCCGCGCAGCATACCTCGCCGTCGAACATGCTTTCCATCCTGCTCAATCCTTATCGCCCGCTACCGCTGGCCGGAGTTATGTTTAGTCTGCCAGCCCCCGATGCTGCCCGTCAGATAAAGCATCACTGGGGTAAAGATCGCCGCTGGGACGGCCTGCTGCACTCCCTGGAAACTCTGCCATCTGGTCTGCGTGCTCAACGGTTGGGAGTTTCCTGGCAGCGCACTGTGACAATACTGCTGGCAGCCATGATGATGCTGTATACCGCCGGGATGGCGGCCTCATTTATCTCCAACCGGGCGCTGATAAATGAAGGGAAAACGCTGGTCAGTCAGGCTGCCGACGACCGCTTGTCTCCCCAGCCGCGCTTACAGGCGCTACTTGAGCTACAGCAGTTAATCGATCGGTTACAGCATCAGCAGCAGCGGGGGGCAAAGTGGTATACACGCTTCGGCCTTAACCAGCATGATGATCTGCTGGCTGCGCTCTGGCCGCAGTATGGCAACCGGGCGCTGCCGCTGATTCGTGACGCAGCCGCAGACCATCTGCGCCAGCAGTTAACCGCGCTGGTTGCACAGCCAGCGGACAGCCCCAGACGTGAGGCGATGATTAAGCCTGCCTATAATCAGCTGAAAATGTATCTGATGCTGACCCGTCCGCAGAAGATGGATGCGGTGTGGTTTTCGTCGTCGCTGCTGAAAGCCTGGCCGGTAAGGGATGGCGTTAAGGATGGCTACTGGCAGGGAAGCGGTCCGTTACTGCTGAATTTCTATGCCGCTAATTTGCCTCAGCATCCGCACTGGAAGCAGCCATCAGATGAGCGACTGGTGGAGGATACGCGGGCCATTCTGGTTCGTCAGATGGGCGTGCGTAACGGTGAATCATCCCTCTATCAAAAAATGTTAAAGCAGGTGGCGCAACAATATGCTGACCTGCGGCTACAGGATATGGTGGCAGAAACCGATGCCGCCAGGTTGTTTGCCACCGATGAGGTCGTGCCGGGGATGTTCAGCCGTCAGGCGTGGGAAGAAGCGGTGCAGCCAGCGATTGCAAAGGTGGCTGGTGAGCGCCGTGAAGAGCTGGACTGGGTTCTCAGTGACAGTAAGGCTGCCGTCACTGAGGCAATAACGTCAGAGGTTCTGCAACAGCGTCTGGCCGCGCGCTATTTTGCTGATTTCTCCGGCAGCTGGCTGAACTTCCTCAACAGCCTGCAATGGGAAAATGCGCTGACCCTGTCGGATGCAGTCGATCAGCTCACGCTAATGGCCGATATACGCCAGTCACCCCTGGTTGCCCTGATGAATACTCTGAGCGAGCAGGGCCGTACCGGGCAAACCGGAGAGGGGCTGACGGACTCGCTGGTAAAATCTGCTCAGAAACTGTTTAACAAACGCGGCCAGCCCGCCATCGATCGGACTGAAGGGATGCATGGCCCGCTTGACGCCACGTTCGGCCCGCTGCTCGCGCTTGTTGACGGTACGGCTGGTGATCAGCTCAGTCTGCAAACCTATCTCACTCGCGTGACTCAGGTGCGGCTTAAACTACAGCAGGTGCTCAACGCCGCTGATCCCCAGGCGATGACCCGTACGCTGGCGCAGACGGTATTTCAGGGCAAAGCCATTGATCTGACAGAAACGCGCGACTACGGCAGCCTGGTCGCAGCCAGTCTCGGCCAGGAGTGGCACGGCTTTGGTGGGGCGCTGTTTATACGTCCGATGGAGCAGGCCTGGCAGCAGGTATTGACCCCCGCTGCGGATAGCCTGAATGCACAGTGGCAGGCGGCCATCGTCGACGACTGGAACACGGCGTTTGGCGGGCGTTATCCGCTGAAATCCAGCAGCAGTGAGCTCTCCCTGCCACTGCTGGCGCAGTATCTTAATGCGGATAACGGACGTATTGCGCGCTTCCTGCAAACCCGTCTTAACGGTGTGCTACAAAAAGAAGGGAGCCGCTGGGTGGCGGACAGTATCAATGCGCAAGGGCTGACGTTTAACCCGGCATTTATTCGCGCCATGGATACATTGAGCTATATCGCGGATGTGGTGTTCACCAGCGGTTCCGCAGGAATGCATTTTGAAATACGCCCCGGTACCGCAGAGGGGGTGATGCAGACCAGCCTGACCATCGACAGCCAGAAGCTGGTCTACGTCAACCAGATGCCTGCCTGGAAACGTTTCACCTGGCCTGCGGACACCGAAGCGCCGGGAGCGGCACTGAGCTGGATAAGCACACAGGCAGGGACGCGACTTCTGGCTGATATTCCCGGTACCTGGGGCTGGATACGTTTGCTGGATACAGCACAGGTCTCCCCTTATCCAGGGCTGAACAGCAGCTGGCAGTTGAACTGGAACGCCCCGGATGGACGCAAACTTAACTATGTGCTGCGAACCGAGGCCGGTGAAGGGCCGCTGGCTCTGTTGAAGTTACGCAACTTTGTTCTGCCGGAGGCTATTTTCCAGACGACGGCGAGCGTATCAGAACCCTGGATTACGTCCTCTTTAGCTGAAACGGACATCGACTAA
- a CDS encoding DUF3592 domain-containing protein yields MKKIFNVILAIGIILAGLSGYLFYDANKFKQEAVYTEGEVTELHFKRGEKGSSGSWAPEVTFNDSSGKQWVFRSSVSSSRYHDLLGKSIGVIYSRDNPGEAIIDDAISLYAMSAVVGFISAVFMLIGFIGVLIIFRGGNKKRLKHNGKPVQAEIVDVVLNDSIEINGRSPWRIICQWHAPQSERIYIFKSENIFYDPSPYIKNNKITVYVALNDFKKYYVDLSVLPEKA; encoded by the coding sequence ATGAAAAAGATTTTTAATGTTATTCTTGCTATTGGGATTATTCTGGCTGGTTTGAGTGGTTACCTGTTCTATGATGCAAATAAATTTAAGCAAGAGGCTGTTTATACCGAAGGTGAGGTAACCGAACTACACTTCAAACGTGGAGAAAAGGGTTCGTCGGGGTCATGGGCTCCGGAAGTTACTTTTAACGATAGTAGTGGAAAACAATGGGTTTTCAGATCTTCCGTTAGTAGCAGTAGATATCATGATCTGCTCGGGAAAAGTATTGGCGTAATTTATTCAAGGGATAATCCCGGGGAAGCAATAATTGACGATGCTATAAGCCTCTATGCTATGTCGGCAGTTGTCGGATTTATTTCTGCGGTATTTATGTTGATAGGTTTTATTGGGGTTTTAATAATATTTCGTGGTGGGAATAAAAAAAGACTTAAACATAATGGAAAGCCTGTTCAGGCTGAGATCGTTGATGTTGTTCTAAATGATAGTATCGAAATTAATGGGCGATCACCGTGGCGGATTATCTGCCAGTGGCATGCCCCCCAATCCGAGAGGATATATATATTTAAAAGTGAGAATATTTTCTATGATCCTAGTCCGTACATTAAAAACAATAAAATAACAGTGTATGTCGCACTAAATGATTTTAAAAAATACTATGTCGATCTCTCTGTTCTTCCTGAAAAGGCATAA